A single window of Malus sylvestris chromosome 5, drMalSylv7.2, whole genome shotgun sequence DNA harbors:
- the LOC126622105 gene encoding phospho-2-dehydro-3-deoxyheptonate aldolase 2, chloroplastic-like, with protein MAIAAYSVQTALSFKSLIIPEPIKPHNHHHSQPHLRTQKPISAVHAADPSKSSESPFKPQHKWTLDSWTAKKAMQLPEYPDQQELQSVLNTLESFPPIVFAGEARSLEEKLGQAAKGQAFLLQGGDCAESFKEFNANNIRDTFRVLLQMGVVLMFGGQMPVIKVGRMAGQFAKPRSDQFEEKNGVKLPSYRGDNVNGDAFDEKERIPDPSRMIRAYSQSVATLNLLRAFSTGGYAAMQRVIHWNLDFTEHSEQGDRYRELANRVDEVLGFMAAAGLTVDHPIMTSTEFWTSHECLLLPYEQALTREDSTSGLYYDCSAHMLWVGERTRQLDGAHVEFLRGVANPLGVKASDKMDPHELVRLIEILNPKNKPGRITVIVRMGAENMRVKLPHLIRAVRGAGQIVTWVSDPMHGNTIKAPCGLKTRSFDAIRAELRAFFDVHDQEGSYPGGAHLEMTGQNVTECVGGSRTITYNDLSSRYHTHCDPRLNASQSLELAFIIAERLRKRRLGSRHLSASAVI; from the exons ATGGCGATTGCAGCTTACTCTGTTCAGACTGCTCTCTCGTTCAAATCCCTCATCATCCCCGAACCCATCAAACCTCATAACCACCACCACTCGCAGCCCCACCTCCGAACCCAGAAACCCATCTCAGCCGTCCATGCCGCCGACCCTTCAAAGTCCTCCGAATCACCCTTCAAACCACAACACAAATGGACGCTGGACAGCTGGACGGCGAAGAAGGCGATGCAGCTCCCTGAATACCCAGATCAGCAGGAGCTGCAGTCGGTCCTCAACACCCTCGAGAGCTTCCCGCCGATTGTGTTCGCCGGAGAGGCGAGGAGCTTGGAAGAGAAACTGGGTCAGGCGGCTAAGGGGCAGGCCTTCCTTCTTCAGGGCGGTGATTGCGCAGAGAGCTTCAAGGAATTCAATGCTAACAATATAAGGGACACCTTCCGTGTGCTTCTTCAGATGGGTGTGGTGCTTATGTTTGGTGGCCAAATGCCTGTTATTAAG GTAGGGAGAATGGCTGGCCAGTTTGCAAAGCCAAGATCGGATCAATTTGAAGAGAAAAATGGTGTGAAGCTGCCTAGTTACAGAGGTGACAATGTCAATGGTGATGCATTtgatgaaaaagaaagaattcCGGACCCCAGCAGGATGATTAGGGCTTATTCCCAATCTGTGGCAACTTTGAACCTCCTGCGGGCATTTTCAACTGGAGGGTATGCAGCCATGCAGAGAGTCATCCACTGGAATTTGGATTTTACAGAGCATAGTGAGCAAGGGGATAG ATACCGCGAGTTGGCTAACCGGGTGGATGAGGTCCTTGGATTTATGGCTGCTGCTGGACTCACAGTTGACCACCCAATCATGACCTCAACAGAGTTTTGGACATCTCATGAATGCTTGCTTCTGCCTTATGAACAAGCACTTACTAGGGAGGATTCTACTTCTGGGCTTTACTATGACTGTTCTGCTCACATGCTTTGGGTTGGGGAACGCACCCGTCAACTCGATGGTGCACATGTGGAGTTTCTGAGAGGAGTTGCTAATCCCCTTGGCGTCAAG GCGAGTGATAAAATGGATCCACATGAACTTGTTAGGCTCATAGAGATCCTAAACCCCAAGAACAAACCAGGAAGAATAACCGTAATTGTGAGAATGGGAGCTGAGAACATGAGAGTGAAGCTTCCTCATCTGATCAGGGCAGTTCGTGGAGCTGGTCAAATTGTCACTTGGGTTAGTGACCCTATGCATGGGAACACTATCAAAGCTCCGTGTGGACTCAAAACACGTTCCTTCGATGCAATACGG GCTGAGTTGAGAGCGTTCTTTGATGTCCATGATCAAGAAGGAAGCTACCCAGGAGGTGCTCATTTAGAGATGACAGGGCAAAACGTGACGGAATGTGTAGGAGGTTCACGAACTATAACGTATAATGATCTGAGTTCACGGTACCACACCCATTGTGACCCAAGGCTCAACGCTTCCCAATCTCTTGAACTGGCCTTTATCATTGCGGAGCGTCTACGGAAGAGAAGGCTTGGATCGAGGCACCTTTCAGCCTCTGCTGTTATATAG
- the LOC126622116 gene encoding 30S ribosomal protein S13, chloroplastic-like, translated as MAQTLAMPLAPSLSVICNGRNLNPLSNTLSFPIRPPNQVGGLSIKCVRVGGVEIPNNKRVEYSLQYVHGIGRTRARTILIDLNMENKITKDLSEEELTIIRDEVSKYMIEGDLRRFNALNIRRLKEIQCYRGIRHSQGLPCRGQRTKNNTRTLKGKRVTVAGKKKAR; from the exons ATGGCGCAAACACTGGCAATGCCTCTGGCACCCTCCCTCTCTGTAATCTGCAATGGAAGAAACCTTAATCCCCTCTCCAACACCCTCTCCTTCCCAATCAGACCCCCCAATCAG GTTGGCGGCTTGAGCATCAAATGCGTGCGTGTTGGCGGAGTTGAAATCCCCAACAACAAAAGGGTCGAGTACTCTCTTCAGTACGTTCATGGAATTGGGCGTACCAGGGCGCGAACAATCCTAATCGACCTCAACATGGAGAACAAAATCACCAAAGATTTGTCGGAAGAAGAACTCACCATTATCCGAGATGAAGTCTCCAAGTACATGATTGAAGGAGATTTG AGGAGATTCAATGCCTTGAATATAAGGAGACTCAAGGAGATTCAGTGCTACAGAGGCATACGCCACAGTCAGGGATTGCCTTGCAGAGGACAGCGCACCAAGAACAACACTAGGACTCTGAAGGGTAAGAGGGTCACAGTTGCTGGAAAGAAAAAGGCCCGTTAG